The Providencia rettgeri genome includes a window with the following:
- the rhaA_1 gene encoding L-rhamnose isomerase produces MNIWIPDGMKDLPIDRYAPRQRLVESLDEIISEKIDIKYHIDAVESKLFGIGAESYTAGSSEFYLGYAITRKTALCLDAGHFHPTEVISDKISAVIPYVERLLLHVSRPVRWDSDHVILLDDETQAIANEIIRHNLKNRVHIGLDFFDASINRIAAWIIGTRNMKKALLRALLEPTTRLRQLEIEGDFTARLALLEEQKCLPWQAVWDEYCERNNVPVGEKWLDEVKKYEKSTLLTR; encoded by the coding sequence ATGAATATTTGGATCCCTGACGGCATGAAAGATCTCCCTATTGACCGCTATGCCCCTCGTCAACGCTTAGTCGAGTCATTGGATGAAATTATCAGTGAAAAAATTGATATTAAATATCATATCGATGCCGTCGAAAGTAAATTATTTGGTATTGGTGCAGAATCTTACACCGCAGGCTCCAGTGAGTTTTATTTGGGCTATGCCATCACACGTAAAACCGCTTTATGTTTAGATGCGGGGCATTTCCATCCAACTGAAGTCATTTCGGATAAAATTTCAGCGGTCATTCCTTATGTTGAACGTCTATTACTGCACGTCAGCCGTCCTGTGCGTTGGGACAGTGACCACGTCATTTTACTCGATGATGAAACTCAAGCCATTGCCAATGAAATCATTCGCCATAACTTAAAGAACCGTGTGCATATTGGCCTCGATTTCTTTGACGCATCAATTAACCGTATTGCCGCTTGGATCATTGGGACTCGTAATATGAAAAAAGCGTTACTTCGCGCCTTACTTGAACCAACCACAAGACTACGCCAACTCGAAATTGAAGGAGACTTCACAGCTCGCCTCGCGCTGTTAGAAGAACAAAAATGCCTGCCATGGCAAGCTGTTTGGGATGAATACTGTGAACGCAACAATGTTCCTGTCGGCGAAAAATGGTTAGATGAAGTTAAAAAATACGAAAAATCAACATTATTAACACGTTAA
- the rhaA_2 gene encoding L-rhamnose isomerase, translating into MSNYKESYLIAKQRFADLGIDTELAMQAMADLPVSMHCWQGDDVAGFEKSATALSGGIQATGNYPGKATNAIELRADMDKAMSLIPGPKRVNLHALYLEADTAVERNEIEPRHFANWVDWAKKNHIALDFNPSYFSHPAK; encoded by the coding sequence ATGTCTAATTACAAAGAAAGTTATCTTATTGCCAAACAACGTTTTGCTGACCTTGGTATCGATACTGAACTAGCGATGCAAGCTATGGCTGACTTGCCTGTATCAATGCATTGCTGGCAGGGAGATGACGTAGCCGGCTTTGAAAAATCAGCAACCGCTTTAAGCGGCGGTATTCAAGCTACAGGTAATTACCCCGGCAAAGCGACTAATGCGATTGAATTACGTGCAGATATGGATAAAGCAATGAGCTTAATTCCGGGCCCTAAACGCGTTAATCTGCACGCTCTTTACCTCGAAGCTGATACCGCCGTCGAACGTAATGAAATTGAACCTCGCCATTTTGCCAATTGGGTTGATTGGGCGAAAAAAAACCATATCGCGCTCGATTTTAACCCATCTTACTTTTCCCATCCCGCTAAGTAG